One region of Triticum aestivum cultivar Chinese Spring chromosome 6B, IWGSC CS RefSeq v2.1, whole genome shotgun sequence genomic DNA includes:
- the LOC123139730 gene encoding LRR receptor-like serine/threonine-protein kinase EFR, whose protein sequence is MEGSGPPFRAIRRSKDQGGLLTCASQPARLAPILTLLSLLLISCGVGSIRCSSSTTTIHDNSTDMMSLLDFKRAITNDSSQALRSWHVGVPLCGWKGVVCSGPKHPGGVMGLNLRNLSLSGTISPSLGNLTFLRRLDLFSNGFTGEIPPLSRLQRLEYLDLGYNSLRGIIPDNLTNCSNLRDLSLSRNLLIGEVPSGIGRLSNLVSLQLGGNNLTGEIPPSLKNSSQLENIWLADNKLAGTIPDELGKLPNLSDLDLDANQLSGGIPETLYKYNRSSLQYLTLGSNMLGKTLPSNFGDTPLNLEALELEDNNFEGHLPASLGNISGLFLLDMSFNNFVGQVPSSFGNFGTLDYLNLRQNNLSGFIPIELGGLKLLNHLDMSDNSLQSGVP, encoded by the exons ATGGAAGGAAGTGGGCCGCCGTTCCGAGCGATCCGGCGGAGCAAAG ATCAGGGAGGCCTTCTTACATGTGCTAGTCAACCGGCGAGGCTCGCCCCCATCCTTACCCTACTGTCGTTGCTGCTCATTTCTTGTGGAGTCGGCAGCATCCGCTGCTCCTCCTCAACGACGACAATTCATGATAACAGCACGGACATGATGTCGCTGCTGGATTTCAAGCGGGCCATCACCAACGACTCAAGTCAAGCCTTGAGATCTTGGCACGTCGGCGTCCCCCTTTGCGGATGGAAGGGCGTCGTCTGCAGCGGCCCGAAGCATCCTGGGGGAGTCATGGGGCTGAACCTTAGGAACCTATCATTGTCAGGCACGATTTCACCGTCGCTTGGGAATCTAACATTCCTTAGGAGACTGGACCTGTTCAGTAATGGCTTCACCGGCGAGATACCTCCTCTCAGCCGTCTCCAAAGATTGGAGTACCTTGACTTGGGGTACAACTCACTGCGAGGGATCATTCCGGATAACCTCACAAACTGCTCCAATCTACGGGACTTATCCCTGTCCCGCAACTTACTAATAGGAGAAGTTCCCAGCGGTATAGGCCGCCTATCCAATCTAGTGTCGTTACAGCTTGGAGGAAATAATCTCACTGGAGAAATCCCACCAAGCCTAAAAAACAGCAGTCAACTTGAAAACATCTGGCTTGCTGATAATAAGCTTGCCGGAACCATTCCTGATGAGTTGGGAAAACTACCAAATCTTTCTGATTTAGACCTTGATGCAAATCAGCTATCAGGTGGAATCCCAGAAACCCTGTACAAATACAATCGGTCTTCTCTCCAATATTTAACCTTAGGTTCCAATATGCTTGGGAAAACACTGCCATCTAACTTTGGTGATACCCCCCTGAATCTTGAAGCCCTCGAATTGGAGGATAACAATTTTGAAGGCCATCTCCCAGCGTCACTAGGCAATATTTCAGGGCTATTTTTGTTGGACATGTCGTTCAACAATTTCGTTGGTCAAGTTCCAAGTTCTTTTGGTAACTTTGGAACGTTGGATTACCTAAACCTTCGGCAAAACAATTTGTCGGGTTTCATCCCAATAGAGCTCGGCGGCTTAAAGCTGCTCAACCATCTGGATATGTCTGATAATAGTCTGCAAAGTGGAGTGCCATAA